The sequence ttgaacaaaccccaggtttgtccattcttcGTCGttttttggaattaggcattccacaaacgtcattacaccatattttgcataaagatttgggtcttaaagcTTAtgaagtccagttaacacaaggactctagccggccgatcatcaacaacatcgtgtctttgctgattgggtcgttgaaatgaatgaaaatggtCCAGAATTCCTTCAAagaatcatcttgagtgatgaggcccatttccacctcagtGCCTTCGTCGCCAAACAATATAGCCGTATCTGGggttcagaaaatccaagagttattgttgaaaagcctctctattctcaacgtgtgactgtttggtgcggtttatagtcCGACGGAGTCATTGGGCCTTACTTTTTGGacaatgaagctggagcaacagttacggtgaattgattgcgctatcgagagattatttttgattttttatggccagaattgtatggtattgatctggacaacgtttattttcgacaagacggcgctacgtgctacacaagcaacgaaactattgatcttttaccaaaataacacctcttatggGAAAACCCCTTatgaactataaaaaaaattgttaaaactttcCACTAAGCTGCGGTGCTTTAGTCACGTCACGCCTGTTCGTGCATGGCGGTCATGCACTGTGCAGCAGTCTATCCGATTTTTGCTGTTGTTCTTTAGTCGCTCCTCGCCTCATGGCGCTTCATTATAATCGAGTAAAGTGAACTCGATCCTGCTTGGTAGTTAGGCTCTTCGTATTTTCTTGGTTCACTATTCTGACAAATTTGTGCTACAGATCTCAGATACCATAATTTAGCCTTtagcattttgaattttcttcagGCAACCTAAATTCAGCTTGAATTTTTGGCGCTTTTCGAACGTTAGCTGATTTGCTTTCCTTATGTTGTATTGCGGAATTTGCTTTAGAAAAGTTATTTTCTCCTGTCCTATGAAATTGAATTACTTCTTTAGTAGCGCCAAGGCAAAGGCGGAATTTGTGCTGCCATAGTTCAGGAGAGTCGCCTTGTTGAAAAAATGGATAAACTATTGAATGGGCAACGCATTGACTGTATCGTGAGATCCTTGTTGAAAAGTGCTCACCAAGAGCATTACACCTTTTCAAGTACATAATGAGAAAATGTAAGATTATATTAAGAGTGTGTAAATGTAAATGagaatatgtaaatttaaattcagaACTGTAAATTCATAATAAGAAAATGTAATGCAAAATGAGAGAGTTTTAAATTGTATTGGGAAGATATAAGTTAGTATTGAGAAGTGTAGATTAAAATGAGAAAAGGTAAATTCGAAATGAGAAAAGGTGAATTCAGAATGAAAAAAGGTGaattcaaaattagaaaaagtaaattCAAAATACGAATAAATACGAATTCAAAAGGAAGAAAAGTAAATTCAAAATGCGTAAAAGTAAATTCAAAATGCGAAGAAGTAAATTCAAAATGCGAACAAGTAGATCCAAAATGATAACATTTTCAACAATGTTTTTAAAATGGCGGTCGTTGAGCAGATGTAGATCcaattgtttttgtaacatAGCTAGACCCAACTGCTATAGCAGAATCAACCAGTTCTTCCAATGTCTTCAGAACCGTATGCAAGCTGCAAGATATTTTATGAGAGGTATTTCGTGTTAGAGTCTACATTGTTTCGAGTATTTCGTGCTTATTTCGTTTTCTTTCGGAGTGTCCTTTATTACACCTTTGAATAACAGTTGTTTCTTACAGGTCACTTATATCGAACGAcactaatttaaaaataaatataccgaaaattaataaaattttttttaaacacattaaaaagaaatatataccaaaatcaCATAGCGTTAGCTTAATAGGCCCGAGAGCCTCCAATCATTCGGTTAGGCTAAGTTGTAGCTGTTGTACACTatggacacactcaggctcatggtgATGTTTCTTGGGGAGCTAATCTTTAgtgttaaattttcaaaaattttgctagATCCATGATTTCCCTCATGATGTACAGGATACGGTGTTATGGTCAGCATCATAATGTTAATTAGCTCTCAGCGAAATTGAAAGAATATTATATAGGtttgttttcgaaaaaactaagattgtgttagtgatatacaaaAAGAATTAACACAGCCTCCGCTCTTATTGCTTCGTAGTCGTCtgagcaacgactgattggacgagtgtgagaATTCGTGTAAAATGTGTGGACAGAATTCTGCTACCGAGTACCCGATGACGAGGCAGACACGAAGTTACTCTCACCATTTTGTCCAAGCAAATGCACATTACAACAAAATTACGGATTTTCAACTCGAATATTAAATCAGTTCTACTCTACGCCTGTTAAACATGGTGTCTGTCTGCGGAAATTGTACAGAAGCTTCAAGTGTTCGTGAACCGCTGCTTGAGACGCATTCTACGTATCTGATGGCCAGACAACTGAATATCTAACACCGAATTGCATCGACGATGCCATTAAAAACCAATCGCAACTGAAGTAAGAGAACGTAAATGACGGCTAGGCCATACCCTACGGAAAGGTGGCACTGAAATCAGCAAACAAGCGCTGGACTGGAACGCCCAAGGACAGCGCAGAAGAGGCAAACCTAGGGGCTCTTGGCGACGCTGCATCGAAGAGGAATAGAAAGCCGTGGACAAAACAATGACCTGGtagaaagagaaaaatatatcCGGGAATCgcacaaaatagaaaaattttactttggccCTATGCTCCGCGACGGAAACCAAGgaatgatgatggtgatgatgccGCTAGTGCCACAGAGCACAAAATAACACTAACGCGCGCATACATACAGGATCTCCCgactgtaaaaaaaatattttccctaCCTTTTAGGATTGTCAAAATTATGCCAGGTACTAAGCACGAAGTGTTTGGAATCGATGTTTCGTTACGTTGGACAAGCCGCTGAATCTATTCAATTACAGTATTCTTAGAGTATGAGTATTACACTGTTTTGAATAGCAAAAAAACATACCAGATACTAATAAACGTAccaaatttttaatactttatacaACAGTTTTcatccaacatttttttaagtatgaaaCACTTGTGAAAAATcagaagtttcaaactttattaaGCAGCTATTTTTAACTGTCGAGGCCTGATTCAAATTTAATTGCTGATTTTTACTAATTGATATACCTTTTCTTTTGAACCAGAATAAGAGTCGAAGCCTTCAGGTAggggaaatggttgaagtacctgTCTGGccctccccaagtagcactaaagctccGTTTTGCGTTTCTAACAGGCAGATGTctgcagccaaccagagctgttgatatagtggagaaggttgatgggatttaggttggatcactgccccagactgtcgaagaaagaagcatccagtgaccttaatcgtcgaACTGTCGAACCCGGACAGAGATTTGCCGAACCCAACAGCCTTCTTCTCTGAAAGTTCCCCTACACGAGCCCTTCAATTAGCTTTCAAAAATAGTGCACGTACAGcaaaatcaaaacatttttttttaaataatctttaaaatcggatatctcgaaaacggttaGATCGCGTCATTTAATATATAACCAATTACTCAGAAATTATctaatcaaaaattataaatcagaatttttatgtCTGTAGAATGACTTCCGCGGTACCACTTTATATGCTGTCAAAGTTACTGCCTGAAACTCGAACTTCtccaaataattattaatttaaacggAAAGGACAAACGATAGTTGAATAAATCGAACTAAATATAGTAACTTCAGTTTACTTCTCTGTGGCTCATTTGGAAAATTTAAGGTCCGGCTGctcctaatttttgttttcgtacCCTCTAAATATAAGTTAACACACTTATCTCTGCAATAATCAGTAGTTCTTTACAAATTTCTTGCTCCCATAAATTTCCCAACACTAATCTTAACCGGTGTATCACGCAGAAGAAGTTAAATATGGCCGAGCTGTTATCAGCTACATATATGCCTATAATGGACGCATCGCTTCCTAATTAGATCTTAGGCCGTGCTTCTACTCCAATTTGTGGTCTGTGGTTTTACATATAcctattgttccacaaatggagggacctagaaTCTTATGCCGATtacgaatggcagatggttttcttgagaagtttattCATTGCGGAAATACACAGTGATTTTACATTACCTAACGCGGACCAAGTgccattaaaaaatactttttccatcattttgtgttttatgctcGAAATGGGCATCGAACTCGGAACCAAGCGAATTGTACTCACACACAAATCCACTCGATTGTGGCGGTCACCATATCATTACTATTGTAAATCgcttaatttataataaaactattCAAGTACCAacctatacacatacacacatacctatataGCCATATAAAATTTGGGCTATAAAACCACCCCATAATCTAAGTAGCAATTTCAGTCAGTTCAGTTTTTACCCGATACCGAATGTCGTAAGAATAATGTTGGCGCGCCTCGTTCTAATTTTTGCCTTCCTGACTCTGTCTTCTATTAGCAGCGGCAGTGCAGCTCCGAATGGACGCATTGTTGGTGGCACGGATGCCAATATAGGCCAATTTCCCCATCAGGTCTCCCTGCAACGTGAAGATGGATCACACACCTGCGGCGGTTCTATCATAAGCGAAAATTTCATTCTAACAGCAGCTcattgtgttgttgttggtaaTGGCATTGAACCGTAAGTGGCCGAAAGATATTTCACAATGCacaaattcatatacatatatttaaatggaTATTTTCTCTATACATTCACATGCAGCTACCCCGCCAGGTACTTCCAAGTGCGCGTCGGCAGCATTCAACGTGCAGCCGGtggaaaattattacaattgaaGCGCATCATCGTCAACAAGACATACGGCAATTTCTTGAATGACGTAGCACTTTTGGAACTGGAGCAACCATTGGTCTTCACCGATAATATAAAAGCTATCGAAATGGCCAGTGAGGAAGTGCCCTCTGGTGAAGATGTTGGTATCTCGGGTTGGGGACGTTTATACACTGGCGGCCCAATTCCACATCGTCTGCAATTTAACACACTGAAGGCGTTGAATACCGAGGAATGCGACGCATCAATTCAGATGGGACATGATTCTATAATTTGTCTAGCCCATCAAGCTGACAACGGCGCTTGCAATGGTGACTCTGGCGGCCCAGCCACCTACGAGGGTAAATTGGTGGGTGTAGCCGGTTTTGTGGTGAATGGTTGTGGAAGCACTTATCCAGACGGGTATGCTAAAGTGGCCTATCATCGCGATTGGATCAGATCTTATATTGGCGCATAAAATAGTGGGAGGAAGACcatgtaaactaaaaaaaagagcaaatgaaaaaattaatgtataaaTGCTTTTTGAAAACTCCATGGGGTGATAGCAACTTCAAGTCCAAGAATTGATTGACCTCTAAAAATTTGTGTTATATCTTTgagaataaagcaaaaatactcGTATGTAGGCAAATTTATAGGCTGTGAGTTGATGATTTCTTCTTCAATACTGGCTTTGAAGACCAGCAACTTACAAAATTTGTGGCTTATTGTGCGAAATTCCAGCAAGCCCTCAAAAGAAAAAGTCTGACGATCTGGTcgactaatataaataaataaaaaaataaaatgtttggccgagcttttcttccaatttttggtgtgcgtcttgatgggtttccacaaatggagggacctacagtttcaagccgactccgaacggcagatatttttgatgaggagcttttttatagcaaaaaaactctcggaggtttgcgattgtctaccgaggggcgaccactattagaaaaaactgtttctattaggtgcgcaactaagtccTCGCTgttgttttgatgaaaatacaactttattctaaaaaaatggttacaagtgaatcattgaaactattgcccatcgctggctactacttttccctatctttctggtagacttcgtataccgtcgcggtaaaactgttcatcttttgaggctgtCCAcgaatcaagccattttttgatgtcttcatatgaatggatttgctggtcagctagaccatgagCCATAGattggaacaggtgataatcggacggcgcaatatctggaaaatatggcgggtggggaaGGACtttccatttcagtgtttccaggtaggttttaacgggtttgggcGCGttaggccgagcgttgtcatgcggTAGAATCACTTCtttatgcctctccgcgtattgcgcccgcttctcgcgcagtgctcggctcaattgcATCGATTGAAGTCGAACAGTTCCCCAGTGATGAGTtcacttggttttaacagttcataataaataacaccaacttgatcccaccaaatacatagcataaccttcgcagcgtgaatattcggccgaggcgataacgtagaagcatgaccgggcagttcccatgactttctttgttttggaTTGCTGTTATGAATCCATCTtttatcacccgtcacgatgcgatgaagaaaccccttcctttttttgccgctggagcagtggCAGTTGTTcaaaggcgaaaaaacgacgttcaacatcccttgattttaactcataaggaacccaagtccccggtttctgaatcattcccaaagcatgcaatcgcttggaaatggattggcgggtaactcctaattctgattcttgcgtttgacacggatcctcattgggCAAtgtctccaattcagcgtcttcgaaggtatTTCGCCTTCCTTTACGCGGACGGGAcgatcgtcaacattaaaatcaccgtctttgaagcgacggaaccaatctcggcacgttgtttcacgtaaagcagcatctccataaactttttgtagctatCGATGCCCTTCACCCGTTTTTTTCGAgcgaaagaggaaaatcaactcttcccgcaaatgacgattattcggcacagaattagacattttcacaaagccAAAAGTAAATGATACCAAAGTAAAATCACTAATATgttgaagcagtttgtttacgatatgtctaagcttggtttatgatgtttaggttatgttagaatcgactagcacacactgctggcggcatctattgaccaACAGCGGGAAcgtagttgcgcacctaatataattttactgtttcatgcacggagattcgaatctttGGAGCTTTGAAGGTCCTTGTCCAGTTGCGTTTTCACACCATTTTTTCTAATGTAGAAGCAAGCAAACAAAAGGGGcatcattttctaaaatatCGAACTACCAGTTTTATTTCTAACCGTTTCTGCTCAGCGATAAACAACTTTACTCGGTCCGAAATACTTTTCAT comes from Anastrepha ludens isolate Willacy chromosome 3, idAnaLude1.1, whole genome shotgun sequence and encodes:
- the LOC128857397 gene encoding serine protease SP24D-like, with translation MLARLVLIFAFLTLSSISSGSAAPNGRIVGGTDANIGQFPHQVSLQREDGSHTCGGSIISENFILTAAHCVVVGNGIEPYPARYFQVRVGSIQRAAGGKLLQLKRIIVNKTYGNFLNDVALLELEQPLVFTDNIKAIEMASEEVPSGEDVGISGWGRLYTGGPIPHRLQFNTLKALNTEECDASIQMGHDSIICLAHQADNGACNGDSGGPATYEGKLVGVAGFVVNGCGSTYPDGYAKVAYHRDWIRSYIGA